From Draconibacterium halophilum, one genomic window encodes:
- a CDS encoding endonuclease domain-containing protein translates to MSEDFSNNNYNKNLKEYARKLRSNSTLAEVILWDEVLKQKQLKGYAFLRQRPIGNYIVDFFCKELKMIIELDGTIHRFQKSKDKKREEDLQAMGYNIIRFHNEEILKNIRNVKISLELYIEDIKA, encoded by the coding sequence ATGTCCGAAGATTTTTCAAATAATAATTACAATAAAAATCTAAAAGAATATGCCAGAAAACTTAGAAGTAATTCAACACTGGCAGAAGTCATTTTATGGGACGAAGTTTTAAAACAAAAACAACTAAAAGGATATGCGTTTTTAAGGCAAAGACCAATAGGAAATTATATTGTAGATTTTTTCTGTAAAGAGTTGAAAATGATTATAGAACTGGACGGAACAATTCATCGGTTTCAGAAAAGTAAGGATAAAAAGAGAGAAGAGGATTTACAAGCAATGGGATATAATATTATACGGTTTCATAATGAGGAAATTCTAAAAAATATTCGCAATGTGAAGATATCTTTGGAACTTTACATAGAGGATATAAAAGCGTAA
- the metH gene encoding methionine synthase, producing MNEKKNIREELKNRVLVLDGAMGSLIQEYKLDEADYRGELLKDHPSDQKGNNDMLSLTRPDVISEIHEAYLEAGADIICTNTFNATSISQADYNTEGYVYKMNKASAEIARKLADKYTEDNPDKPRYVAGSIGPTNKTLSLSPDVNDPGYRAISFDEVKIAYREEVEALIDGGIDLILIETIFDTLNSKAAIFAIEEVLDEKGISIPLMVSGTITDASGRTLSGQTLEAFLNSVSHIDLLSIGLNCSLGATDLQPYIKELAGKAPFHISAHPNAGLPNQFGEYDETPEIMAGHIKQYLDNNYVNIIGGCCGTTPAHIKAFADMAAKANPHHLAQPSSYTKLSGMEPVTITENTNFLNIGERCNVAGSRKFARLISEEKYEEALTIARHQVENGAQVIDVNMDDAMLDAEKEMTTFLNLIMAEPDIAKLPIMIDSSKWYVIEAGLKCLQGKAIVNSISLKEGEEVFIEQAQKIKRYGAAVVVMAFDEKGQADNTERRKEICSRAYKILTEKVGLPAQDIIFDPNVLTIGTGIEEHNNYAVSFIESVKWIKENLPLAKVSAGVSNVSFAFRGNNVVREAMHSVFLFHAIRAGLDMGIVNPGMLQIYDEIPKDFLERIEDLVLNRRPDATERLLEFAENLQSTSKKEVKKDEWRELPLEKRIAHALVKGFPEFVDEDMAEAIKKYSPALNIIEGPLMDGMNVVGELFGSGKMFLPQVIKSARVMKKAVAYLLPYIEADKAKFKNSTAQKKVLMATVKGDVHDIGKNIVGVVLACNNFEIIDLGVMVPTEKILEEAIKNEVDVIGLSGLITPSLEIMVDVAKEMERRKMNIPVMIGGATTSKIHTAVKIAPEYSAPVVHVKDASLAVNVVSNLVSKNETFIKNLDAEYAQIREFQGKRKSKEYLSLAEARKNKFPIDWNNTPIYKPNFTGVKHLIDFPLEELRKYIDWTFFFITWGLKGHYPQILADEKQGEEAKNLFKEGNEFLDEIIKKKMLQANAAFGIWPAQSDGDDVVLYEDESCQKEIGRFYHLRQQEKKKEGVANFCLADFVAPKESGKVDYCGGFATTAGIGIEKWTKQFREEHNDYKAIMVEALADRLSEAFAELLHLEIRKNYWGYAPDENLSLDQILKIKYQGIRPALGYPACPEHSEKENLFKLINAEEIGISLTEHFAMYPNASVSGQYFVHPESRYFSLEKMSKDQVEDYATRKNVSVEFVEKFLPTNLNYK from the coding sequence ATGAACGAAAAGAAAAATATACGGGAAGAACTCAAGAACAGAGTATTGGTATTGGATGGAGCAATGGGTTCTCTGATTCAGGAATATAAACTTGACGAGGCAGATTACAGGGGCGAACTTTTAAAGGATCATCCCAGCGATCAGAAAGGGAACAACGATATGTTGTCGCTAACCCGCCCTGATGTAATATCAGAAATACATGAAGCTTATTTGGAAGCCGGTGCCGATATCATTTGTACCAACACCTTTAACGCAACCAGCATTTCGCAGGCCGATTATAACACAGAAGGCTATGTTTATAAAATGAATAAGGCTTCGGCAGAAATCGCACGAAAACTGGCTGATAAATACACAGAAGATAACCCGGATAAACCACGATACGTGGCCGGATCGATTGGTCCTACCAACAAAACATTGTCGCTCTCCCCCGATGTAAACGATCCCGGATATCGTGCTATTAGCTTCGACGAGGTGAAAATAGCTTATCGCGAAGAGGTGGAAGCATTAATTGATGGTGGTATTGATCTGATACTCATCGAAACGATTTTCGATACATTAAACAGCAAAGCAGCCATTTTTGCCATTGAAGAAGTTCTTGATGAAAAAGGAATAAGCATTCCGCTGATGGTTTCGGGAACAATAACCGATGCCAGCGGCCGCACACTTTCCGGACAAACATTGGAAGCTTTTCTAAACTCCGTTTCACATATCGATTTGTTGAGTATCGGACTGAACTGTTCGTTGGGAGCAACCGATCTTCAGCCATACATTAAAGAGCTGGCGGGTAAAGCACCGTTTCACATTAGTGCACACCCCAATGCCGGATTACCCAACCAGTTTGGGGAGTACGACGAAACGCCCGAAATTATGGCCGGACACATTAAACAGTACCTCGACAATAACTATGTAAATATTATTGGTGGTTGTTGCGGTACTACACCTGCCCATATTAAAGCTTTTGCTGATATGGCAGCCAAAGCCAATCCGCATCACCTTGCCCAACCTAGCAGCTATACTAAACTCAGTGGGATGGAGCCGGTTACCATTACCGAGAACACCAATTTTCTAAATATTGGCGAACGTTGTAACGTGGCCGGATCACGCAAATTTGCACGTCTCATCAGCGAAGAAAAATACGAGGAAGCGCTGACCATCGCACGTCACCAGGTTGAAAACGGTGCACAGGTAATCGATGTAAACATGGACGATGCCATGCTCGATGCCGAAAAGGAAATGACTACTTTCCTGAACCTGATTATGGCAGAACCCGACATTGCCAAGCTGCCTATCATGATCGACTCATCAAAGTGGTACGTGATTGAGGCCGGGTTAAAATGTCTGCAGGGAAAAGCCATTGTAAACTCCATCAGCTTAAAAGAGGGCGAAGAAGTTTTTATCGAGCAGGCACAAAAAATTAAACGTTACGGTGCGGCCGTAGTCGTGATGGCTTTTGATGAAAAGGGCCAGGCCGACAACACCGAACGCCGCAAAGAAATATGCAGCCGGGCCTATAAAATTCTTACCGAAAAAGTTGGATTGCCTGCACAAGATATTATTTTCGATCCGAATGTGCTGACGATCGGTACCGGAATTGAAGAGCATAACAATTACGCCGTTTCGTTCATCGAATCGGTAAAATGGATAAAAGAGAATCTGCCCCTGGCAAAAGTTAGCGCCGGTGTAAGTAATGTCTCGTTTGCTTTCCGCGGAAACAATGTGGTGCGCGAAGCTATGCATTCGGTGTTCTTGTTTCACGCCATTAGAGCCGGTCTGGATATGGGAATTGTAAACCCGGGAATGTTGCAGATTTACGATGAAATTCCAAAAGACTTTCTTGAAAGAATAGAAGACCTGGTATTAAACCGCCGACCGGATGCCACAGAAAGGCTGCTTGAGTTTGCTGAAAATCTGCAGTCGACTTCGAAGAAAGAAGTAAAAAAAGATGAATGGCGCGAACTGCCTCTTGAGAAACGAATTGCACACGCTTTGGTTAAAGGATTTCCTGAATTTGTTGACGAAGACATGGCCGAAGCTATTAAAAAATATTCGCCGGCACTAAATATCATTGAAGGTCCGTTGATGGACGGAATGAATGTGGTTGGCGAGTTATTTGGATCAGGAAAAATGTTCCTGCCACAGGTGATCAAATCGGCGCGGGTAATGAAAAAAGCGGTGGCTTATTTGCTGCCATATATTGAAGCTGACAAGGCCAAATTTAAAAACAGCACTGCGCAGAAAAAGGTATTGATGGCCACCGTAAAAGGCGACGTGCATGACATTGGTAAAAACATTGTTGGCGTGGTACTGGCTTGTAACAACTTCGAAATTATCGATTTGGGTGTTATGGTTCCAACCGAAAAAATTCTCGAAGAAGCCATTAAAAACGAGGTGGATGTAATCGGGCTGAGCGGACTTATTACTCCTTCGCTGGAAATCATGGTCGATGTTGCCAAAGAAATGGAACGCCGCAAGATGAATATCCCGGTGATGATTGGCGGTGCAACCACTTCAAAAATTCATACCGCTGTTAAAATTGCGCCTGAATATTCGGCTCCTGTAGTTCATGTAAAAGATGCCTCGTTGGCCGTAAATGTTGTTTCGAATCTGGTATCTAAGAACGAGACGTTCATTAAAAATCTTGATGCTGAGTACGCCCAGATTCGGGAATTCCAGGGAAAACGGAAATCGAAAGAATACCTTAGCCTTGCTGAAGCGCGTAAAAATAAATTCCCAATCGACTGGAACAACACACCAATCTACAAACCAAATTTTACGGGTGTAAAACATTTGATCGACTTCCCGCTTGAAGAACTCCGGAAGTATATCGATTGGACATTTTTCTTCATCACCTGGGGATTAAAAGGGCATTACCCGCAAATTCTGGCCGATGAGAAACAGGGTGAAGAAGCCAAAAATCTATTTAAAGAAGGGAATGAATTCCTGGATGAAATTATAAAGAAAAAAATGCTGCAGGCCAATGCTGCGTTTGGAATATGGCCGGCTCAATCGGATGGCGATGATGTTGTTCTTTACGAAGATGAATCGTGCCAGAAAGAAATCGGGCGATTCTATCACCTTCGTCAGCAGGAAAAGAAAAAAGAGGGTGTGGCGAATTTTTGTCTGGCTGATTTTGTGGCGCCAAAAGAATCGGGGAAAGTTGATTATTGTGGTGGTTTTGCCACCACTGCCGGTATTGGTATTGAGAAATGGACCAAACAATTCCGCGAAGAACACAACGATTATAAGGCGATAATGGTGGAGGCTCTGGCCGACCGTTTAAGTGAAGCTTTTGCAGAATTGCTTCACCTCGAGATTCGTAAAAATTATTGGGGCTACGCACCGGATGAGAATTTGTCGCTCGACCAGATATTGAAAATAAAATACCAGGGAATTCGCCCGGCATTGGGTTACCCGGCTTGTCCGGAGCACTCTGAAAAAGAGAATCTCTTTAAGCTGATCAACGCCGAGGAAATTGGCATTTCTCTTACCGAACATTTTGCTATGTATCCGAATGCATCGGTTTCAGGGCAGTACTTTGTACATCCGGAATCGCGTTATTTCAGCCTCGAGAAAATGAGCAAAGACCAAGTTGAAGACTATGCAACACGTAAAAACGTATCGGTGGAATTTGTCGAGAAGTTCCTGCCGACAAACCTGAATTACAAGTAA
- a CDS encoding Tll0287-like domain-containing protein: MKNKFLPILLMLFCFACSTKMDIETYKKYQKSGKEITANVQTVLLSNVGQAIQTGGPEYAVEFCNLEASSIVDSLNKEFNCNISRVSAKNRNPQNALDTKQEKKMWKLFTEEQLADTVIQSGNELVYYKPIRIGMPACLKCHGNTTDINAATKEKLEELYPADLATGYHLNDFRGLWKVEFEREM; the protein is encoded by the coding sequence ATGAAAAACAAATTCTTACCAATTTTACTGATGCTATTTTGTTTTGCCTGTTCCACAAAGATGGATATTGAGACGTATAAAAAGTATCAAAAAAGCGGAAAGGAAATTACTGCGAATGTACAAACTGTGCTTTTAAGTAACGTTGGACAAGCCATTCAAACCGGCGGACCAGAATATGCTGTTGAGTTTTGTAACCTGGAAGCCAGTTCAATTGTCGACAGTTTGAACAAAGAATTTAATTGTAATATTTCAAGAGTTTCTGCTAAAAACCGTAATCCGCAAAATGCCCTGGATACAAAACAGGAAAAAAAGATGTGGAAACTTTTTACGGAAGAACAGCTGGCTGACACTGTAATACAAAGTGGTAACGAACTGGTGTATTATAAGCCAATAAGAATTGGTATGCCGGCTTGTTTAAAGTGCCATGGGAATACAACAGATATAAACGCCGCAACCAAAGAAAAACTTGAAGAGTTGTATCCGGCTGATTTGGCAACGGGTTACCACTTAAATGATTTTAGGGGGTTGTGGAAGGTTGAGTTTGAACGTGAAATGTAA
- a CDS encoding NIL domain-containing protein, with product MIKKRYILNFPPQSGDKAFTYHLVKEYDIRINILKAEVYPGKRGSLLLELQGKKENIEKGVEYIKSHKITCESLDKRIRWKEEKCIDCGNCTAVCFAGALNMNKESWELEFDKSKCVVCELCIPACPLNLFEIDFR from the coding sequence ATGATTAAAAAAAGATACATACTGAATTTCCCTCCGCAAAGCGGCGACAAAGCGTTTACCTATCACCTGGTGAAAGAATACGATATCCGGATAAATATTCTGAAAGCAGAAGTCTATCCGGGAAAACGCGGTAGTCTTTTACTTGAACTGCAAGGCAAAAAAGAAAACATTGAAAAAGGCGTTGAATACATTAAAAGCCACAAAATTACCTGCGAATCACTCGACAAACGCATTCGCTGGAAAGAAGAAAAATGTATCGACTGCGGAAACTGCACCGCCGTATGTTTTGCCGGAGCCTTGAATATGAACAAGGAATCGTGGGAACTGGAATTTGACAAAAGCAAGTGTGTGGTTTGCGAATTGTGTATTCCGGCTTGCCCGCTAAATTTGTTTGAAATTGATTTTAGATGA
- a CDS encoding homocysteine biosynthesis protein, whose protein sequence is MSKTKSYEEINQKLKAGKAVVLTAEEVAEMAKEMSPEEIVEKVDVVTTATFGAMCSSGAIINFGHADPPIRMEKIRLNGVPCYEGLAAVDSYIGATACDPDNPEYGGAHVIQDLLEGKDVVLEAWGKGTDCYPRKHIKTKININTINEFTLFNPRNAYQNYNVAVNTTSTIKYTYMGSLLPNLRNATYSTSGELSPLLNDPEFKTIGLGTRIFLGGTQGFVVWPGTQFHTTKPKNELGIPVTNAATIAVMGNLKEMSADYIQAASYEKYGVSMFVGIGIPIPVLNADIAKRVSINNSQIETSVLDYGTVGTPKLGQVTYEELQSGTIKVKGKKIRTAPVASLKKARKIADELKEWLKNGNFEVTKPVQMFPSNTSLNGLKETEVDND, encoded by the coding sequence ATGTCGAAAACAAAATCGTACGAAGAAATTAACCAAAAACTGAAGGCTGGAAAAGCAGTAGTTTTAACTGCCGAAGAAGTTGCTGAAATGGCGAAAGAAATGTCGCCCGAAGAAATAGTTGAAAAAGTAGATGTAGTAACCACAGCAACCTTTGGCGCCATGTGCTCGTCGGGGGCAATTATAAATTTTGGGCACGCCGACCCGCCAATCCGAATGGAAAAGATTCGCCTGAACGGTGTTCCGTGTTATGAAGGACTTGCCGCAGTAGATTCATACATTGGTGCTACTGCCTGTGATCCTGACAATCCGGAATACGGCGGAGCACACGTTATTCAGGATCTGCTGGAAGGAAAAGATGTGGTTTTGGAAGCCTGGGGAAAAGGCACCGATTGTTATCCGCGGAAGCACATAAAAACCAAAATCAATATTAACACCATAAACGAGTTTACGCTTTTTAATCCGCGAAATGCGTATCAGAATTATAATGTTGCTGTGAATACCACTTCCACTATAAAATATACGTACATGGGCAGTTTGCTTCCTAATTTGCGTAATGCCACCTACTCCACTTCGGGCGAATTAAGTCCGCTGTTGAACGATCCTGAGTTTAAAACAATCGGGCTGGGTACACGCATATTTTTAGGAGGTACACAAGGATTTGTGGTTTGGCCGGGAACACAGTTTCATACAACAAAACCCAAAAACGAGCTGGGAATTCCGGTTACCAATGCAGCTACTATAGCTGTTATGGGAAACCTGAAAGAAATGTCGGCCGATTATATTCAGGCTGCATCGTACGAAAAATATGGTGTGAGTATGTTTGTGGGAATTGGAATTCCTATCCCGGTATTGAATGCTGATATTGCCAAACGCGTTTCGATTAACAACAGCCAGATTGAAACTTCGGTGCTTGATTACGGAACGGTTGGAACACCCAAGTTGGGTCAGGTTACTTACGAAGAATTACAGTCGGGAACGATAAAAGTAAAAGGCAAAAAGATTCGAACAGCGCCGGTAGCAAGCTTAAAGAAAGCTCGCAAAATTGCCGATGAACTAAAAGAGTGGTTAAAAAACGGTAATTTCGAAGTAACCAAACCCGTGCAAATGTTCCCTTCAAATACATCGTTAAACGGACTAAAAGAAACGGAGGTTGACAATGATTAA
- a CDS encoding UPF0280 family protein produces the protein MKLFEERTYRSQFNNERFTGFEVKHQETDLWIGVDPASYKEEMKEVALAKMKTLRQIFDDYIEKEPFFRKSLKPFQPSDFAPEEAKAMALAAEKAGIGPMSAVAGLFAREIGEEICKNFSVKELLVENGGDIFVLLQDELILSVFAGESILSERIGLVIPAGSSTFGICTSAGTVGPSLSYGKADAVVVVCEDILMADALATALGNKVKTPDHVEKVIKQAENFNEIQSLLIICEDKIGIKGDNEIRILK, from the coding sequence ATGAAACTTTTTGAAGAACGTACATACCGCAGCCAGTTTAACAACGAACGTTTTACAGGTTTTGAAGTAAAACATCAGGAAACTGATCTCTGGATTGGAGTTGATCCGGCTTCATACAAAGAAGAGATGAAGGAAGTGGCTTTGGCAAAAATGAAAACGCTGCGCCAAATTTTCGATGATTATATCGAAAAAGAACCGTTTTTCAGGAAAAGCCTGAAACCATTTCAGCCGTCTGATTTTGCTCCGGAAGAAGCAAAAGCAATGGCGCTGGCTGCCGAAAAAGCGGGAATTGGCCCGATGTCGGCAGTGGCAGGTTTGTTTGCCCGCGAAATTGGAGAAGAAATTTGTAAAAACTTTTCGGTGAAGGAACTGTTAGTTGAAAACGGCGGCGACATCTTTGTGCTTTTACAGGATGAATTGATTTTATCGGTTTTTGCAGGCGAATCCATTCTATCCGAGCGTATCGGGCTGGTAATTCCAGCAGGGAGTAGTACCTTTGGTATTTGTACTTCGGCCGGAACCGTTGGCCCATCGCTGAGTTATGGAAAAGCGGATGCAGTTGTGGTGGTTTGTGAAGACATTCTTATGGCAGATGCGTTGGCGACAGCCCTGGGAAATAAGGTGAAAACACCTGACCATGTTGAGAAAGTGATTAAACAGGCAGAAAATTTTAACGAGATACAATCGTTGCTCATTATTTGCGAAGACAAGATCGGAATTAAGGGAGACAACGAAATTCGAATATTGAAGTAA
- a CDS encoding glycoside hydrolase family 3 N-terminal domain-containing protein produces MKIRALILIIGTWLLAGCSATFTDSPDQTEQRINSLLNEMTLDEKIGQMQQANDGFFGDEEATKQAIRDGKVGSFLNMIGADKVAEFQRVALEESKHGIPLLFGRDVIHGYRTIFPIPLGMASSWEPELAEKAMRISAIEASSMGINWTFAPMMDVTWDPRWGRIAESCGEDPLLTSEFAVAMVKGFQGDLSDPTAVAACAKHFVGYGMSEAGRDYNTTYIPEALLRNVHLRPFKAAADAGVLTFMSAFNDLNGVPTSGNEFTLKQILRDEWNYKGMVVSDWGSIEEMINHGYAADKKHAAEIAAKAGVDMEMATTCYADNLKTLIEEGAITEAMIDEYVGNILRVKLKMGLFEKPYNNHVSTDTILAPSHLEVSREAARKSMVLLKNNNNTLPISKNIRSLAVIGPLADAARDQLGTWIFDGQGEDSTTPKETFGEILGSKMNYVPGLEYSRDKSTKGFSAAIAAARNSDAILFFAGEESILSGEANARGIIDLPGIQTELITELKKTGKPLILVVMAGRPLGIGAEMEMADAVLYAWHPGTMAGPAVADLIFGDFSPSGKLPVTFVKGAGQIPFYYYRKNTGRPATEDDVTYIDDIPRDSKQLSLGFKSMHIDYGVTPLLPFGYGLSYTDFEYGNLKLSSDEMSTDGTITVSADIKNIGHYEAEEIVQLYIRDQVGSITRPIKELKGFEKINLKPGDVKTVSFELKAEDLQFFNGDDFVIEPGDFDVWVGPNSDEGLHHTFSLQ; encoded by the coding sequence ATGAAGATTAGAGCATTAATTTTGATTATTGGGACTTGGCTACTGGCAGGTTGTTCAGCCACATTCACCGACAGTCCTGATCAGACAGAACAAAGAATCAACAGTTTGTTGAACGAGATGACACTTGATGAAAAAATCGGACAGATGCAGCAGGCTAACGATGGTTTTTTCGGAGATGAAGAGGCGACAAAACAAGCCATTAGAGATGGAAAAGTTGGATCATTTCTAAATATGATTGGCGCTGATAAAGTTGCCGAATTTCAACGTGTAGCACTTGAAGAAAGTAAACACGGAATTCCATTGCTTTTTGGACGTGATGTAATTCACGGATATCGAACCATTTTCCCAATTCCACTGGGAATGGCTTCGTCGTGGGAACCTGAATTGGCTGAAAAAGCTATGCGCATTTCGGCCATTGAAGCCTCATCGATGGGTATTAACTGGACTTTTGCACCGATGATGGACGTTACCTGGGATCCGCGCTGGGGACGAATTGCTGAAAGTTGTGGCGAAGATCCGCTGCTGACTTCTGAATTTGCAGTGGCCATGGTAAAAGGTTTTCAGGGCGACTTAAGTGATCCAACGGCAGTAGCCGCATGCGCCAAACATTTTGTAGGTTACGGCATGTCAGAAGCCGGCCGCGATTACAATACCACGTACATTCCCGAAGCGCTGTTACGAAACGTTCATCTTCGTCCGTTTAAAGCTGCAGCCGACGCCGGAGTACTAACATTTATGTCGGCATTTAACGATTTAAACGGCGTGCCAACATCTGGAAACGAATTCACGCTGAAACAAATTTTACGCGACGAGTGGAACTATAAAGGGATGGTAGTTAGCGACTGGGGATCGATTGAGGAAATGATCAACCACGGTTATGCGGCCGATAAAAAACATGCCGCCGAAATTGCAGCAAAAGCCGGTGTTGATATGGAAATGGCAACTACCTGTTACGCTGATAATTTAAAGACTTTAATTGAAGAAGGCGCGATTACCGAAGCAATGATTGACGAGTATGTTGGCAATATTCTGCGTGTAAAACTAAAAATGGGCTTGTTCGAGAAACCTTACAACAACCACGTTTCAACAGATACGATTTTGGCACCTTCACACCTCGAAGTATCGCGCGAAGCGGCACGAAAGAGTATGGTTTTGCTGAAAAACAATAATAACACTTTGCCCATCTCAAAAAATATTCGCTCCCTGGCAGTAATTGGCCCACTTGCCGATGCAGCCCGCGATCAGTTGGGAACATGGATCTTTGATGGACAAGGCGAAGACTCGACAACTCCAAAAGAAACTTTCGGAGAGATTCTTGGAAGTAAAATGAACTATGTTCCCGGATTGGAATACAGTCGCGATAAATCGACAAAAGGATTTTCAGCAGCCATTGCTGCAGCAAGAAATTCTGACGCTATTTTATTCTTTGCCGGCGAAGAGTCAATTCTTTCGGGTGAAGCAAATGCACGCGGAATTATTGATTTGCCGGGTATTCAAACAGAACTGATTACAGAACTCAAAAAGACGGGGAAACCACTTATTTTGGTTGTGATGGCCGGAAGACCACTGGGAATTGGTGCCGAGATGGAAATGGCTGATGCGGTTCTTTATGCCTGGCATCCGGGAACAATGGCCGGACCGGCAGTGGCAGATTTAATCTTTGGCGACTTCTCGCCTTCAGGTAAATTACCCGTAACTTTTGTTAAAGGTGCCGGACAAATTCCATTCTATTACTACCGTAAAAACACAGGCCGCCCTGCAACCGAAGATGATGTTACCTATATCGATGATATTCCTCGCGATTCAAAACAACTTTCGCTCGGGTTTAAATCCATGCACATCGATTATGGAGTTACTCCTCTCCTGCCGTTTGGATATGGCTTGAGTTACACCGATTTTGAGTACGGCAATCTAAAACTGTCTTCTGATGAAATGTCAACAGATGGAACGATCACGGTTTCGGCCGACATTAAAAATATTGGGCATTACGAAGCCGAAGAAATTGTACAGCTATATATACGAGACCAAGTGGGAAGTATTACCCGACCTATTAAAGAATTAAAAGGTTTTGAAAAAATCAATCTAAAACCGGGAGATGTAAAAACAGTGAGCTTCGAGTTGAAAGCAGAAGATCTGCAATTTTTTAACGGCGACGATTTCGTAATTGAACCGGGAGATTTTGATGTTTGGGTCGGTCCGAATTCGGATGAAGGATTGCACCATACTTTTAGTTTACAATAA
- the metF gene encoding methylenetetrahydrofolate reductase [NAD(P)H]: MKRVLIDRNEFHVMQLKTNYFNHMKVIDTINQAEKTVFSFELLPPLKGNDVSRLHKTIESLTEFDPKYINITTHRDEIEFKELPDGSIVKRTVRKRPGTVAIAANIQHKYGIPVVPHILCGGFTKSETEHVLIDLNFLDINNVLAMRGDGLKSQHVFKPTVNGHSNARELVKQIKDLGKGKYLEEDLKNNKPLDFCIGVAGYPEKHFEAPNMDQDMAFLKQKVDEGADYIVTQMFFDNQVYYDFVDKCRAMGITVPIIPGIKPINLKNQLTVLPKIFSIDLPQELTKELAKCKNNDDARLVGTEWAIHQSKDLVAHNVPSLHIYTYGISDNVNKIVKAAF, from the coding sequence ATGAAACGAGTTCTGATTGATCGGAACGAGTTCCATGTGATGCAGCTAAAAACAAACTATTTTAATCACATGAAAGTTATAGACACAATAAACCAGGCAGAGAAAACCGTATTTTCTTTTGAACTTCTGCCTCCTTTAAAAGGCAACGATGTTTCGCGCCTGCACAAAACGATTGAAAGCTTAACAGAGTTCGATCCTAAATACATTAATATTACCACCCATCGCGACGAGATTGAATTTAAAGAGCTTCCTGATGGGTCGATTGTAAAACGAACGGTACGAAAACGTCCGGGCACAGTTGCCATTGCTGCCAATATTCAACACAAATACGGCATTCCGGTGGTTCCGCATATTTTATGCGGCGGTTTTACAAAAAGCGAAACCGAACATGTTTTGATCGACCTGAACTTTTTAGACATTAACAATGTACTTGCCATGCGTGGCGATGGACTTAAGAGCCAGCATGTATTTAAACCAACTGTGAACGGGCATTCAAATGCCAGGGAGCTGGTAAAACAAATTAAAGATCTTGGAAAAGGAAAATACCTGGAAGAAGACCTGAAAAATAATAAACCGCTTGATTTTTGTATCGGTGTTGCCGGTTATCCGGAGAAGCATTTTGAAGCGCCGAACATGGATCAGGACATGGCTTTCCTGAAACAAAAAGTGGACGAAGGAGCTGATTACATTGTTACCCAGATGTTTTTCGACAACCAGGTATATTACGATTTTGTGGATAAGTGCCGGGCAATGGGAATTACAGTGCCAATTATTCCGGGTATAAAACCTATCAACCTGAAAAACCAACTAACAGTGCTTCCGAAAATTTTTAGCATCGACCTACCACAGGAGCTTACAAAAGAACTGGCAAAATGCAAAAATAACGATGATGCACGCCTTGTTGGAACAGAGTGGGCCATCCACCAATCGAAAGATTTGGTTGCACACAACGTACCGTCATTACACATTTATACTTATGGCATTTCTGATAACGTTAATAAGATTGTAAAAGCGGCATTCTAA